In the genome of Arthrobacter sp. D5-1, one region contains:
- a CDS encoding rhodanese-like domain-containing protein, translated as MTSPSTAPAVTALAPETLQSWFKEHQDLVVIDVRSAAEFESLHIRGSYNVPLPLLSEHTDELATRLGSRVVLVCQSGVRAEQARQRLAKAGIDTAYVLTGGAPGFAAAGGDVVKGKDRWDLERQVRLVAGSLVVLGLAGGKFISPKIRTLAGVIGTGLTFSAATNTCAMGQAISAMPWNKAAQEPTRESAILTLPGDASKSPEAAA; from the coding sequence ATGACTTCCCCTTCCACGGCACCCGCTGTTACCGCCCTTGCTCCTGAGACCCTCCAGTCCTGGTTCAAAGAGCACCAGGACCTCGTGGTGATCGACGTGCGGTCCGCCGCTGAGTTCGAGTCCCTGCACATCCGCGGCTCTTACAACGTGCCGCTGCCGCTTTTGTCCGAGCACACCGATGAGCTCGCCACCCGGCTGGGTTCCCGCGTGGTCCTGGTCTGCCAGTCCGGCGTTCGCGCCGAGCAGGCCCGGCAGCGCCTTGCCAAGGCCGGGATCGACACCGCCTACGTCCTGACCGGCGGCGCGCCCGGTTTCGCCGCTGCCGGCGGTGACGTGGTCAAGGGCAAGGACCGCTGGGACCTGGAGCGGCAGGTCCGCCTCGTGGCCGGGTCCCTGGTGGTCCTGGGACTGGCCGGCGGCAAGTTCATCTCCCCGAAGATCCGGACGCTTGCCGGGGTCATCGGCACGGGCCTGACGTTCTCAGCGGCCACCAACACCTGCGCCATGGGCCAGGCCATCTCGGCCATGCCATGGAACAAGGCTGCCCAGGAGCCCACCCGCGAAAGCGCCATCCTGACCCTGCCTGGTGACGCCAGCAAGAGCCCGGAAGCCGCAGCCTAA
- a CDS encoding GntR family transcriptional regulator produces the protein MKDQQGQAVASVAEGAAGRAGGSPLWKTVSAELLQEVLAGEFVDGFPGELELAQRYGVSRGTIRAALKPLRDAGHITAHPGRKPTVVAGRSTAYGPIYSVLASIRESGMRHGSVVLEQHLVTSPEVAAKLSLPADAELFHLSRIRLADDEPIGLDQVWLPAAIAGKLVEADFRDASLYGELDRRCGVVLDGGTEQLTAVLASPAQALLLGCAEGAPLLLIERTGCHRASNLEFRRSYVLGDRVAIATAFGCKANPPRRD, from the coding sequence GTGAAGGATCAGCAGGGACAAGCGGTCGCATCCGTCGCCGAAGGCGCCGCTGGGCGGGCAGGTGGCAGCCCGCTGTGGAAAACCGTCAGCGCCGAGCTCCTGCAGGAGGTCCTGGCCGGAGAGTTCGTAGATGGCTTCCCCGGCGAACTGGAACTGGCCCAGCGCTACGGTGTCAGCCGGGGCACCATCCGGGCAGCGCTGAAGCCCCTGCGCGATGCCGGGCACATCACCGCGCACCCCGGGCGGAAACCGACGGTGGTGGCTGGCAGAAGCACGGCCTACGGGCCGATCTACAGCGTCCTTGCCTCCATCCGCGAATCCGGCATGCGACATGGCAGCGTAGTCCTGGAACAGCACCTGGTGACCAGCCCGGAGGTGGCGGCAAAGCTTTCCCTTCCCGCGGATGCAGAACTTTTCCACCTCTCCCGGATCCGGCTTGCCGATGATGAACCGATCGGCCTGGACCAGGTCTGGCTGCCTGCTGCCATCGCAGGGAAGCTGGTTGAGGCCGACTTCCGTGACGCGTCCCTGTACGGGGAGCTCGACCGGCGGTGCGGCGTGGTCCTTGACGGCGGCACGGAGCAGCTCACAGCGGTCCTCGCCAGCCCCGCCCAGGCGCTTCTGCTCGGGTGTGCGGAGGGCGCCCCGTTGTTGTTGATCGAGCGGACCGGCTGTCACCGGGCCAGCAATCTCGAGTTCCGGCGCAGCTATGTCCTGGGCGACCGCGTGGCCATCGCGACTGCCTTCGGCTGCAAAGCGAACCCGCCCCGGCGGGACTAG
- a CDS encoding thioredoxin domain-containing protein — protein sequence MPSTTTGTSRNRPWTIAISALAVAVLILLVGIFAYQGGASQGASTGAAAQESAGSDSAPLDMSRRTADDPTALGPVDAPVVLVEYADYRCPFCGLFSRDTLPPLVEKYVKSGDLRVEWRDLPVFGEQSTMAAVAGRAAGNQGKFWEFNKAVFAIAPERGHADLSRERLVQIAREAGVPDVTQFEADLNSTELQQAVATDAQEAASLGATGTPTFLVNDTPLVGAQPLATFEKAIQAALKKAESQ from the coding sequence ATGCCATCGACTACTACCGGCACTTCTCGTAACCGACCCTGGACCATAGCGATTTCCGCCCTCGCGGTGGCAGTCCTGATCCTGCTGGTGGGGATCTTCGCGTATCAGGGAGGGGCATCCCAAGGGGCCAGCACCGGAGCGGCGGCCCAGGAATCCGCGGGTTCCGATAGCGCGCCGCTGGATATGTCCCGCAGGACAGCGGACGATCCGACGGCACTGGGCCCGGTTGATGCCCCGGTGGTGCTGGTCGAGTACGCAGACTACCGCTGCCCTTTCTGCGGGCTTTTCTCCCGCGATACCCTGCCGCCGTTGGTGGAAAAATACGTCAAGAGCGGTGACCTGCGCGTTGAATGGCGTGACCTGCCCGTTTTCGGCGAGCAGTCCACCATGGCTGCTGTCGCCGGCCGCGCAGCCGGGAACCAAGGCAAGTTCTGGGAGTTCAACAAGGCAGTTTTCGCCATCGCCCCCGAGCGGGGACATGCCGATCTTTCGCGGGAGCGTCTGGTGCAGATCGCACGAGAGGCCGGAGTGCCGGACGTGACGCAGTTCGAAGCGGACCTGAACTCCACGGAACTGCAGCAGGCCGTTGCCACAGATGCACAGGAAGCGGCATCCCTGGGTGCCACCGGAACACCTACGTTCCTGGTCAATGACACGCCCCTGGTCGGTGCGCAGCCCCTGGCAACCTTCGAAAAGGCCATACAAGCCGCGCTTAAAAAGGCAGAATCCCAGTAA
- a CDS encoding DUF302 domain-containing protein translates to MTYTLTATVDLPWAEALDRTRDALAAQGFGILTEINVRSTFEAKLGAEAADAVGDYVILGACNPALASRALAAEPEIGALLPCNVVVRRNKDAELTTVEAIDPQTMVQLSASPSVKEVADDAGTRLRKALTDLGEAAK, encoded by the coding sequence ATGACATACACTCTCACCGCCACCGTCGACCTTCCGTGGGCTGAAGCCCTGGACCGCACCCGGGACGCCCTGGCAGCCCAGGGGTTCGGAATCCTCACCGAGATCAACGTCCGCTCCACCTTCGAAGCCAAGCTTGGCGCCGAAGCCGCGGACGCTGTCGGCGACTACGTCATCCTCGGCGCCTGCAACCCCGCCCTTGCCAGCCGCGCCCTCGCCGCCGAACCAGAAATCGGTGCGCTGCTGCCGTGCAATGTCGTGGTGCGCCGGAACAAGGATGCAGAGCTGACCACGGTGGAAGCCATCGACCCCCAGACCATGGTCCAGCTCAGCGCCTCCCCGTCAGTCAAAGAAGTAGCCGACGACGCCGGGACCCGCCTCCGGAAAGCCCTCACCGACTTGGGCGAAGCGGCGAAGTAA
- a CDS encoding rhodanese-like domain-containing protein, translated as MAEITVTEADQRRTSARILDVREDFEVEEGMIPGALHIPMGQLQARLSELDPAVPVIAVCRSGNRSAKVADALNGAGFTADTMAGGMIAWTRAGLPTT; from the coding sequence ATGGCTGAAATCACCGTCACCGAAGCCGACCAGCGGCGCACCAGCGCCCGTATCCTCGATGTCCGTGAGGACTTCGAGGTCGAGGAAGGCATGATCCCCGGCGCCCTGCACATCCCCATGGGCCAGCTGCAGGCACGCCTGTCCGAACTGGACCCCGCCGTGCCCGTCATCGCGGTCTGCCGCAGCGGCAACCGCAGCGCCAAGGTCGCTGATGCCCTCAACGGTGCCGGCTTCACCGCGGACACCATGGCCGGCGGCATGATCGCCTGGACCCGCGCCGGCCTTCCCACCACATAG
- a CDS encoding LysM peptidoglycan-binding domain-containing protein, with amino-acid sequence MSKKNARHRAATSSTLSTISRSVSSHGGAVGRQAALVAVGSGLVLSMAVPAHAGATASDPQGGTGSATISSPAGIPSQAAALGATVHTVVAGDTLGQIAALHGISLDAILSLNGLHMASIIYPGDVITLSGAAGSPASEPAAVPAPSTTAASAGAPYQPSTLMPASVDGGQGAPSSLNGAILAAAQAQMGAIQDCTVLGEVALRSAGIQGVGDESPESLMAYATPVSTPEPGDFIYYADGGMGFSHNAVYLGDGQAIHSGWNGNQTVVFSVNVGSGPSYYRVNA; translated from the coding sequence ATGTCAAAGAAAAACGCCCGCCACAGGGCCGCCACCAGCAGTACCCTGTCCACCATTTCACGCAGCGTCTCCAGCCACGGCGGGGCAGTGGGCCGCCAGGCCGCCCTCGTCGCCGTGGGGTCCGGGCTCGTGCTGAGCATGGCCGTCCCCGCCCACGCGGGAGCCACCGCCTCCGACCCGCAGGGGGGAACCGGTTCAGCCACCATTTCCTCCCCGGCAGGAATTCCAAGCCAGGCGGCTGCCCTGGGGGCAACCGTCCACACCGTGGTCGCCGGGGACACCTTAGGCCAGATAGCAGCGCTGCACGGCATCTCCCTGGATGCGATTCTGTCGCTGAACGGACTTCACATGGCTTCAATCATCTATCCGGGGGATGTCATAACACTCTCCGGGGCAGCGGGCAGCCCGGCCTCGGAACCGGCAGCTGTTCCGGCACCGAGCACGACCGCAGCATCCGCCGGTGCGCCGTACCAGCCTTCGACGCTAATGCCGGCGAGCGTCGATGGCGGACAGGGGGCACCGTCTTCGCTTAACGGAGCAATTCTGGCCGCGGCTCAAGCCCAGATGGGCGCCATCCAGGACTGCACGGTCCTGGGGGAAGTAGCCTTGCGATCGGCAGGGATCCAAGGGGTCGGCGATGAATCGCCCGAGTCTCTGATGGCCTACGCCACGCCGGTATCAACGCCGGAACCCGGCGACTTTATCTACTACGCCGACGGCGGAATGGGATTCTCGCATAACGCGGTCTACCTCGGTGACGGGCAGGCCATCCACAGTGGATGGAACGGCAACCAGACCGTCGTCTTCAGCGTGAACGTCGGCTCCGGCCCTTCCTACTACCGGGTGAACGCCTAG
- a CDS encoding sulfite exporter TauE/SafE family protein encodes MTTTLILVLALSVVIGLSLGVLGGGGSILTVPILVYVAGFEAKEAIAASLFVVGVTSAVSVFSHARGGRVMWRTGLIFGAAGMAGAFVGGLLGGHIPGQILLIAFAVMMVATSVAMLRGRRKKNDDGAAPVKHELPLGRVLLDGAVVGLVTGLVGAGGGFLVVPALALLGGLPMSVAVGTSLVVIAMKSFAGLAGYLTTVQLDWGITLGVTAAAIVGTLAGSKLAGRIPEAALRKAFGWFVLAMGTFVLIQQAPADLRWFIAAGIAALTAATAGICWFFISSCPLRNRTGRRSDMPSPV; translated from the coding sequence ATGACCACCACCCTGATCCTCGTTCTGGCCCTGTCGGTGGTCATCGGACTCTCGCTCGGCGTCCTGGGCGGCGGCGGCTCCATCCTGACCGTCCCGATCCTGGTCTACGTGGCAGGGTTTGAGGCCAAGGAAGCCATCGCAGCCTCGCTCTTCGTCGTCGGCGTCACCTCCGCGGTCAGCGTGTTCAGCCACGCCCGCGGGGGCAGGGTGATGTGGCGGACCGGGCTGATCTTCGGCGCGGCCGGCATGGCCGGTGCGTTCGTCGGCGGACTGCTCGGCGGGCATATCCCGGGCCAGATCCTGCTGATCGCCTTCGCCGTCATGATGGTGGCCACGTCCGTGGCCATGCTCCGCGGGCGGAGGAAGAAGAACGACGACGGCGCGGCGCCGGTCAAGCACGAACTTCCCCTTGGCAGGGTGCTGCTGGACGGCGCCGTCGTCGGGCTCGTGACCGGACTGGTAGGCGCGGGCGGCGGATTCCTCGTGGTCCCGGCCCTGGCACTCCTGGGCGGCCTGCCGATGTCCGTGGCCGTGGGCACTTCCCTGGTGGTCATCGCCATGAAGTCCTTCGCAGGGCTCGCCGGATACCTCACCACCGTCCAGCTTGACTGGGGCATCACCCTCGGCGTGACCGCCGCAGCCATCGTCGGCACACTCGCCGGGTCCAAGCTCGCCGGCCGCATCCCGGAAGCGGCCCTGCGCAAGGCCTTCGGCTGGTTTGTCCTGGCCATGGGAACCTTTGTCCTCATCCAGCAGGCACCGGCCGACCTCCGATGGTTCATCGCCGCCGGAATCGCAGCCCTCACCGCGGCCACCGCCGGCATCTGCTGGTTCTTCATCAGCTCCTGCCCCCTGCGCAACCGCACCGGCCGGCGCAGCGACATGCCCTCACCAGTCTGA
- a CDS encoding rhodanese-like domain-containing protein — protein sequence MGLISSLKKAFSKPYTTVSVAEAKDLLSSGAALIDVRSAQEWRSGRAPQAKHVPLDRLQTSTAGINKNKPVIAVCASGVRSASAARLLASQGYQAYSLRGGMGAWRAAGEPVR from the coding sequence ATGGGCCTCATCAGCTCTCTGAAAAAAGCCTTCAGCAAGCCCTACACAACGGTCTCAGTAGCTGAGGCCAAGGACCTTCTGTCTTCAGGTGCCGCGCTGATTGATGTCCGCTCAGCCCAGGAATGGCGCTCCGGACGGGCTCCCCAGGCCAAGCATGTGCCGCTGGACCGGCTGCAGACCAGCACCGCCGGAATCAACAAGAACAAGCCCGTGATCGCCGTCTGCGCCTCCGGGGTCCGCTCCGCATCAGCGGCACGGCTCCTCGCTTCCCAGGGGTACCAGGCCTACTCCCTGCGCGGCGGCATGGGCGCCTGGCGCGCAGCCGGCGAACCCGTCCGCTAA
- a CDS encoding DsrE family protein, translated as METTVPETEQARPGLLIHSAGPLEQDALAGVLRSAANARAALGQGPGIEVVIQGPGVKLLAKSSPATEAITNAGELDVGILACGNSMRSAGMEDIDLAPGVGTVPAAIAHLAWRQWDGWAYVRL; from the coding sequence ATGGAAACAACGGTTCCAGAGACTGAGCAGGCCCGACCCGGCTTGCTGATCCACTCAGCCGGCCCGCTCGAGCAGGATGCCTTGGCCGGTGTCCTGCGCAGTGCCGCCAACGCCCGCGCCGCACTCGGCCAGGGACCTGGCATTGAAGTGGTAATCCAGGGGCCCGGTGTCAAGCTCCTCGCCAAAAGTTCACCCGCCACTGAAGCCATCACCAACGCCGGAGAACTGGACGTGGGCATCCTCGCCTGCGGCAACAGCATGCGCTCGGCAGGCATGGAAGACATAGACCTCGCCCCGGGCGTGGGCACGGTTCCCGCAGCCATCGCCCATCTGGCCTGGCGCCAATGGGATGGCTGGGCCTACGTCAGGCTGTAG
- a CDS encoding heavy metal translocating P-type ATPase yields MLNEQILHQPESRVIELDIEGMTCSSCVGRVERKLGKIDGVEALVNLPLESAQVTVPANVTDEQITATVAAVGYKATVRRAAHPVRTIGTMADPAPTGLAGSTPASPPEGPPSHPAGKLRPRLIVAAVLTVPVFMVSMVPALQFSNWGWVVGALALPVVSWAAWPFHRAAAINARHLGSTMDTLVSIGVTAAYLFSAWQLFADPAMTEHSQAMEGMETGGLYFEVASVVTTFLLLGRYLEANARRKAGGALKALLNLGAKDAAVLRDGSEVLIPAGQLRAGDVIVVRPGEKIATDGVVLEGTSAVDASLVTGESVPVEVGPNSPVTGATINTSGRLLVRATRVGADTTLAQMGRLVSQAQTAKAPIARLADRISAVFVPVVLVLAALTFVGWLLAAGPAISDAELRAAFTAAVAVLVIACPCALGLATPVGLLTGTGRGAQLGILIKGPQVLEDTRTVDTILLDKTGTVTTGHLDVDGTHAFAPFTEAEVLRLAGAAEAASEHPVARAIAAAALTAEHRTGGAARLPAVTDFHSAPGGGVRGSVDGRHVTVGRASWLQENSVTVSAQQQAALAAAEADGATAVWVAVNGQPAGIISLRDTLKPGSAAAIARLRELGLRPILLTGDNAAVANQVAAAVGIPSEDVFAGVLPEGKVEAVRSLQAGGATVAMAGDGVNDAAALAQSDLGIAMGSGTDVAIEAADLTVMGNDLGQVAQAIELSRRTLATIKTNLFWAFFYNVVGIPVAALGLLNPMIAGAAMAASSVLVVANSLRLRRFGK; encoded by the coding sequence GTGCTTAATGAGCAAATTCTTCACCAGCCCGAAAGCCGGGTCATTGAGCTCGATATTGAAGGCATGACCTGTTCGTCCTGTGTCGGCCGGGTCGAGCGCAAGCTTGGAAAGATTGACGGTGTGGAAGCCCTCGTCAACCTGCCGCTGGAATCCGCCCAAGTGACAGTTCCCGCAAACGTTACAGACGAGCAGATCACCGCCACGGTGGCTGCCGTCGGGTACAAGGCGACGGTCCGGCGGGCGGCACATCCAGTGCGCACGATCGGGACAATGGCGGATCCGGCGCCGACGGGACTGGCAGGGTCAACCCCCGCGTCGCCGCCGGAAGGGCCGCCGTCGCACCCGGCCGGCAAGCTGCGTCCCCGACTGATTGTGGCGGCCGTCCTTACCGTCCCGGTTTTCATGGTTTCCATGGTCCCGGCGCTGCAGTTTTCCAACTGGGGCTGGGTGGTGGGTGCGCTGGCCCTGCCGGTGGTGAGCTGGGCGGCATGGCCTTTCCACCGGGCCGCCGCCATAAACGCCCGGCACCTCGGGTCCACCATGGACACGCTGGTGTCGATCGGGGTGACGGCAGCCTACCTGTTCTCCGCGTGGCAACTCTTTGCCGACCCCGCGATGACCGAACATTCGCAGGCGATGGAGGGCATGGAAACCGGAGGCCTGTACTTCGAGGTGGCATCCGTTGTCACCACATTTCTTCTGTTGGGCCGCTACCTGGAGGCCAACGCAAGGCGTAAGGCCGGCGGTGCGCTCAAGGCCCTGCTGAACCTCGGAGCGAAGGATGCCGCCGTGCTGCGGGACGGCTCGGAGGTCCTGATCCCGGCCGGCCAGCTCCGGGCCGGTGACGTTATCGTGGTCCGACCAGGTGAGAAGATCGCCACCGACGGCGTTGTCCTGGAAGGGACCTCTGCAGTGGACGCCTCACTTGTAACCGGGGAATCAGTGCCGGTTGAAGTAGGCCCGAACAGCCCGGTAACGGGCGCAACAATTAACACCTCGGGACGCCTCCTGGTCCGCGCCACCCGGGTCGGTGCTGACACGACCCTGGCCCAGATGGGACGGCTGGTCTCCCAGGCGCAAACCGCGAAGGCACCGATCGCCCGGCTCGCTGACCGCATCAGCGCGGTCTTCGTCCCCGTGGTTCTCGTCCTTGCAGCCCTCACCTTCGTCGGCTGGCTGCTCGCGGCAGGCCCTGCCATCAGCGACGCGGAACTGCGCGCCGCCTTCACCGCAGCAGTGGCGGTGCTGGTTATCGCCTGCCCCTGCGCACTGGGCCTGGCCACACCGGTCGGGCTGCTCACCGGCACGGGCCGCGGCGCCCAACTCGGCATCCTGATCAAGGGCCCGCAGGTCCTTGAGGACACCCGCACCGTGGACACCATCCTGCTAGACAAGACCGGGACGGTGACCACCGGCCACCTGGATGTCGACGGAACCCATGCGTTTGCCCCGTTCACCGAGGCAGAGGTCCTGCGCCTGGCGGGCGCGGCGGAGGCCGCCTCCGAGCATCCCGTCGCCCGGGCTATTGCCGCGGCAGCGCTGACCGCCGAACACCGAACCGGCGGCGCCGCGCGGCTGCCGGCCGTCACCGACTTTCACTCAGCACCAGGCGGCGGCGTCCGCGGCAGCGTCGACGGGCGCCACGTTACAGTAGGCCGAGCCAGTTGGCTGCAGGAAAACAGCGTCACCGTCTCGGCGCAGCAACAGGCGGCCCTGGCCGCGGCCGAGGCCGACGGAGCCACCGCAGTCTGGGTGGCCGTGAACGGGCAGCCAGCCGGCATCATCAGCCTGCGCGACACCCTCAAACCCGGCTCCGCCGCGGCCATCGCCCGTCTGCGCGAACTGGGGCTGCGGCCCATCCTGCTGACCGGAGACAACGCCGCGGTGGCCAACCAGGTCGCCGCCGCCGTCGGAATCCCCTCTGAAGACGTTTTCGCAGGTGTACTGCCCGAGGGCAAGGTCGAAGCTGTTCGGTCGCTGCAGGCCGGTGGCGCGACGGTGGCGATGGCCGGTGACGGCGTGAACGATGCCGCAGCGCTGGCCCAATCGGATTTGGGCATCGCCATGGGTTCCGGCACCGACGTCGCCATCGAAGCGGCGGACCTCACCGTGATGGGCAACGACCTGGGCCAGGTGGCCCAGGCGATCGAGCTGTCCCGCCGGACTCTGGCCACCATCAAGACCAACCTGTTCTGGGCCTTCTTTTACAACGTGGTCGGCATTCCGGTGGCCGCGCTGGGGTTGCTCAACCCAATGATCGCCGGCGCGGCGATGGCGGCCAGCTCCGTACTGGTAGTCGCCAACTCACTGCGGCTGCGGCGCTTCGGCAAGTAA
- a CDS encoding PQQ-binding-like beta-propeller repeat protein translates to MYKHCSWVMVIALSAPALLLLSACSGGGSGAGARQVEVGDPLTRAVSSAGGDGYFPGFRPVSTVSVDSAPQGSGSAFTGSVFPAAGRENLSFYGFNSSGTRWRIDTNPSCVGTVLTSVNGEPSIVILDSDARTDGKGPVSVTVATAFAVDDGETLWGPTEVPGPSTGGLIFANTPKGLTAEKAPGTVLDADTGAVVDLNARPGTALYEHHGTVLLGDGPALTAIDAGSGRLLWSSSDLRRPPAADPEAHVVFRGSYGPSSGGVVVLEWTAGGDSSVPVVYDLQTGKELAQASGTPAGIARVDGATGTVLFTARQASGDHVLQAVRPGTGLLWSKAAKDAEVFAAGHGAVYARLDGTSARMDLESGAVLESGQFVLPEAVLADGSALFPTRESSTGYVLAKPEP, encoded by the coding sequence ATGTATAAACATTGCTCATGGGTGATGGTGATTGCCCTGTCCGCCCCCGCGCTGCTGCTGTTGAGCGCGTGCTCCGGCGGCGGTTCCGGCGCCGGCGCCCGGCAGGTGGAGGTGGGGGATCCGCTGACCCGGGCGGTTTCCAGTGCCGGAGGGGATGGCTACTTTCCCGGGTTCCGCCCCGTCAGTACTGTGTCCGTGGACAGCGCTCCCCAGGGGAGCGGCTCGGCCTTCACCGGCTCCGTCTTTCCTGCCGCCGGCAGGGAGAACTTGAGTTTCTACGGCTTTAATTCCTCCGGCACACGATGGAGGATCGACACGAACCCCTCCTGCGTGGGGACCGTACTGACTTCTGTGAACGGTGAACCTTCCATTGTCATCCTTGATTCGGACGCTCGTACCGACGGGAAGGGTCCCGTCAGCGTCACGGTGGCAACGGCATTCGCCGTTGATGACGGTGAAACACTTTGGGGTCCCACAGAAGTGCCAGGTCCCTCCACCGGCGGACTGATCTTCGCCAACACCCCCAAGGGACTCACCGCTGAGAAAGCGCCAGGCACAGTGCTCGATGCCGATACCGGGGCAGTGGTGGACCTCAACGCCCGGCCGGGAACAGCGCTGTACGAGCATCACGGCACCGTTCTGCTCGGCGACGGTCCGGCACTGACTGCCATCGACGCCGGCTCCGGCCGGCTGTTGTGGAGCTCCAGCGACCTTCGCCGGCCGCCCGCGGCGGACCCGGAAGCGCACGTGGTGTTCCGGGGAAGCTACGGCCCCTCGAGCGGCGGCGTGGTGGTTCTTGAGTGGACGGCGGGCGGAGACTCCAGCGTCCCGGTGGTTTACGACCTCCAAACCGGGAAAGAACTGGCCCAGGCATCCGGGACGCCGGCGGGCATCGCCAGGGTTGATGGAGCAACCGGAACGGTGCTGTTCACTGCCCGGCAGGCAAGCGGCGATCATGTTCTCCAGGCCGTGCGCCCTGGTACGGGGCTGCTCTGGAGCAAAGCCGCCAAGGATGCCGAGGTTTTCGCCGCCGGGCACGGAGCGGTGTATGCGCGGCTTGACGGCACGTCGGCCAGGATGGATCTTGAATCCGGTGCGGTCCTTGAATCCGGGCAGTTTGTCCTTCCCGAGGCCGTATTGGCCGATGGCTCAGCACTCTTTCCCACCCGCGAAAGCAGCACCGGATATGTGCTCGCGAAACCCGAACCATGA
- a CDS encoding metal-sensitive transcriptional regulator, translating into MELNASELTPVINRLKRAQGQLAAVTRMLEEGRDCKDVVTQLAAVSKALDRAGFAIIATGLEQCIVQKDASMDKKDLEKLFLSLA; encoded by the coding sequence TTGGAACTGAACGCCTCAGAACTGACCCCTGTCATCAACCGGCTCAAGCGCGCCCAGGGTCAGCTGGCCGCTGTCACCCGCATGCTTGAAGAAGGCCGGGACTGCAAGGACGTGGTCACCCAGCTCGCGGCCGTGTCCAAGGCGCTCGACCGGGCCGGGTTCGCCATCATCGCCACCGGCCTGGAGCAGTGCATCGTCCAGAAGGATGCAAGCATGGACAAGAAGGACCTGGAAAAGCTTTTCCTCTCCCTCGCCTGA
- the trxA gene encoding thioredoxin produces the protein MATIDLTEQSFAETLESNEIVFVDFWAAWCGPCRMFAPTYGAAAERHPDITFAKVDTEAEQALAAAASITSIPTLMAFKDKTLVFSQPGALNATGLEEVIQAVKNVDMNELRAQAGPQNA, from the coding sequence ATGGCAACCATTGACCTCACCGAACAGAGCTTCGCCGAGACCCTGGAGAGCAACGAGATCGTCTTCGTTGACTTCTGGGCAGCCTGGTGTGGCCCGTGCCGCATGTTCGCCCCCACCTACGGAGCGGCCGCGGAACGGCACCCGGACATTACCTTCGCCAAGGTGGACACCGAAGCCGAACAAGCCCTGGCTGCAGCGGCGAGCATCACCTCCATCCCCACCCTCATGGCCTTCAAGGACAAGACCCTGGTCTTCTCCCAGCCCGGAGCCCTCAACGCCACCGGCCTCGAAGAAGTCATCCAAGCCGTCAAGAACGTCGACATGAATGAGCTCCGCGCCCAGGCCGGACCCCAGAACGCCTGA
- a CDS encoding cytochrome c biogenesis CcdA family protein: MVIGYAGAFLGGILTLLSPCSALLLPAFFAYAFSTRTRLVARTALFYLGLLSTLVPLGVFAGTLGSLVTQHRGILVASGAGVVIALGLAQVAGIRMPSILRNNARAGSSRLSVFALGAVYGIAGVCTGPILGSILTVAAVGGNALYGGILLAVYALGMALPLFALSLLWDRLGISGRRWLRPPPVTIGRWSNSWVMIISGALSIGIGVLLLVTDGTAGLGGVLTVTDQFQLESTVSGAASGVPNTVFALLAAAILAVAAALYFKSQRNDRPASSDAEATSEAAMNKENR, translated from the coding sequence ATGGTCATCGGATACGCAGGGGCCTTTCTGGGGGGTATCCTCACCCTGTTGAGCCCGTGCTCGGCGCTTTTACTGCCAGCCTTCTTCGCCTACGCATTTTCCACCAGAACCCGGCTTGTCGCGCGGACCGCCCTCTTCTATCTGGGCCTGCTTTCCACCCTGGTGCCGCTGGGGGTATTTGCCGGGACGCTCGGGTCTCTTGTGACACAGCACCGCGGGATCCTGGTCGCGTCAGGCGCCGGAGTTGTTATTGCCCTGGGCCTCGCCCAGGTCGCCGGGATCCGGATGCCGTCCATTCTCCGGAACAACGCCCGGGCAGGATCGTCCCGTCTTTCGGTCTTCGCACTCGGCGCTGTCTATGGCATCGCCGGGGTATGCACCGGGCCGATTCTGGGGTCCATCCTGACCGTGGCGGCAGTGGGCGGCAACGCCCTGTACGGGGGAATCCTCCTGGCGGTCTACGCGCTCGGGATGGCACTGCCCCTGTTTGCGCTGTCCCTGCTGTGGGACAGGCTCGGCATTTCGGGCCGCCGCTGGTTGCGGCCACCGCCGGTAACCATCGGCCGGTGGTCCAACTCCTGGGTCATGATCATCTCCGGCGCCCTCTCCATCGGCATCGGGGTCCTGCTGCTGGTCACAGACGGCACTGCCGGGCTCGGCGGAGTGCTCACCGTCACCGACCAGTTTCAGCTCGAATCCACCGTCAGCGGAGCAGCTTCCGGTGTTCCGAACACTGTCTTCGCGCTGCTGGCCGCGGCCATACTGGCAGTCGCTGCCGCCCTGTACTTCAAGAGCCAACGGAACGACCGTCCCGCCAGCAGCGACGCTGAGGCGACGTCAGAGGCAGCCATGAACAAGGAGAACCGATGA